Proteins co-encoded in one Limisphaera ngatamarikiensis genomic window:
- a CDS encoding RHS repeat domain-containing protein: protein MNDALLRSYMRGLEGCGTLDEASRVGRSLWVRLSGGPAAAVHFVTYDGNGNVWNLVSASTGTETARYEYGPFGEPLRLTGAAAGSNPFRFSTKRTEDATGLVLYEYRAYSPAMGRWLSRDPIVERGGRNLYAFVENSAQSRIDPSGLQSVTCCATACDVQDATEITGAVSVLIPGNDDLGNADEVKEMEKIIKKMIKAACRRRPYMRAAYPVLETAVVVAEKLQEHTHGVKLYTKLVYRVCTEKHCGGLGEIIRKKLGKCSAFHWVTFVSEERLCKPTPAEQHWSKEEAFHSSETARAAESRCIKEHEEDLLRSLQ, encoded by the coding sequence ATGAACGACGCACTCCTCCGCAGCTACATGCGGGGCCTTGAAGGTTGCGGCACGCTGGACGAAGCGAGCCGTGTGGGCCGTTCGTTATGGGTGCGGTTGAGCGGTGGGCCTGCTGCGGCAGTGCACTTTGTGACGTACGACGGCAACGGGAACGTGTGGAATCTGGTCTCGGCGAGCACCGGTACCGAGACTGCGCGGTACGAGTATGGGCCGTTTGGGGAGCCCTTGCGGCTGACGGGCGCCGCGGCAGGTTCGAATCCGTTCCGGTTCAGCACGAAGCGGACGGAGGACGCGACGGGCCTGGTGCTGTACGAATACCGTGCCTACAGCCCCGCCATGGGAAGGTGGTTGAGTAGGGATCCTATCGTCGAGAGGGGAGGGAGGAACCTTTACGCCTTTGTCGAAAATAGTGCACAAAGCAGGATCGACCCGTCGGGCTTGCAGAGCGTCACATGTTGCGCCACTGCATGTGATGTACAAGACGCCACGGAGATTACCGGTGCTGTGAGCGTTCTTATTCCGGGCAACGATGACCTCGGTAACGCCGACGAGGTTAAGGAGATGGAGAAGATAATCAAAAAGATGATCAAGGCTGCGTGTCGAAGGAGGCCGTATATGAGAGCCGCATATCCGGTCCTAGAGACAGCAGTCGTGGTCGCCGAAAAGCTTCAGGAGCACACCCACGGCGTGAAATTGTATACAAAGCTCGTTTATCGCGTCTGCACGGAGAAACATTGTGGCGGGTTGGGAGAAATTATCCGAAAAAAGTTGGGCAAATGCAGTGCCTTTCATTGGGTTACTTTCGTTTCCGAGGAAAGGCTATGCAAGCCGACTCCAGCGGAACAGCATTGGAGCAAGGAGGAGGCTTTCCATAGTTCGGAAACTGCCAGAGCTGCGGAGTCGCGGTGTATAAAGGAGCATGAAGAGGATCTGCTCAGGAGTCTCCAATAG
- a CDS encoding RHS repeat-associated core domain-containing protein, protein TYDGNGNVWTLVSASTGTETARYEYGPFGEPLRLTGAAAASNPFRFSTKRTEDGTGLLLYEYRAYSPALGRWLSRDPIEEQGGANLFAFCVNQSVGATDDLGMQFAPPGWPWAGPGSPPFPRPDPRVEPPPNPPQLVIRGDCKDLVRNAVAHANGAMKKSKCKQWFIDRGARGEEYAVRCYGKCKLVCFFGGTAWTYAATRRIGVCEDNVSGLSEVGIASILIHEVAHHYCPVIGGEDCANSAMEACENALVGGE, encoded by the coding sequence GACGTATGACGGCAACGGGAACGTGTGGACCCTGGTGTCCGCGAGCACCGGTACCGAGACTGCGCGGTACGAGTATGGCCCGTTTGGGGAGCCCTTGCGGCTGACGGGCGCTGCGGCCGCTTCGAATCCATTCCGGTTCAGCACGAAGCGGACGGAGGACGGCACGGGCCTGCTGCTGTACGAATACCGTGCCTACAGTCCCGCCCTGGGAAGGTGGCTTAGCAGGGATCCGATTGAGGAGCAGGGTGGAGCGAACCTGTTTGCATTCTGCGTGAATCAGTCCGTTGGTGCCACCGATGATTTGGGAATGCAGTTTGCGCCGCCAGGTTGGCCCTGGGCTGGTCCCGGATCACCTCCGTTTCCGAGACCGGATCCACGAGTAGAGCCCCCTCCTAATCCACCTCAACTTGTGATACGGGGCGACTGCAAGGATCTTGTGCGAAACGCAGTTGCCCATGCTAACGGCGCCATGAAGAAGAGTAAATGCAAGCAGTGGTTCATTGACCGTGGGGCAAGGGGTGAAGAATACGCGGTGCGTTGTTATGGGAAATGTAAACTGGTATGCTTTTTTGGTGGCACTGCGTGGACATATGCGGCGACGCGCAGGATTGGTGTTTGTGAGGACAATGTTAGTGGGTTGTCAGAAGTAGGAATTGCATCAATTCTGATCCACGAGGTTGCGCATCACTATTGTCCGGTAATTGGTGGGGAAGACTGTGCCAATTCGGCCATGGAGGCCTGTGAGAATGCGCTAGTGGGCGGAGAGTAA